TTCGTGATAGATGTAAAAGATGATGAGGGCTTTATGCTATTCAAAACAAATGCCGCCGCAAAGTTCGTACCGAGTGCTAACGACAAGGCGTACTACACGAAAGATGAATTTAAAGCCATAGCTAAGGAATTAAAAGAAAAGGGCTTCTACTTGATAGCAAGGATAGTCTGTTTTAAAGATCCATCTTATGCAAGAGCGCATATGGATAGAGCAATTGTATACAAGGACACAGGAGCTCCTTACATGGGTGTTTACAAAGTACCTTGGGCATCCGCATATGACAGGCAATTGTGGGAATATAATGTCGAGGTTGCAAAAGAAGCAGCGGAAGTTGGTTTTGACGAAATTCAATATGATTACGTTCGCTTTCCAGAGATTCGAAAAGAAGAGCGCAACAAGTTAGACTTGAGAAAACCTGGAAACGAAACGTTTGCCGAAGCGATTCAGAAGTTCCTCATATATTCAAAGAAAGAACTTGATGAATACAACATCCCGTTGGCCGCCGATATATTTGGATTGGTGTCAACAGCGGTTGACGATGTAGGAATAGGGCAGTATTGGGAAGCTGTTACAAATGTCGTTGATTATGTCTGTCCAATGGTTTATCCAAGTCACTATGCAAACGGTTCGTTTGGCTTAAGCGTTCCAGATGCATACCCTTACGAAACTATTTACAGAGCACTTTCAGATGGCATTAGAAGGAACAATCATATACCTACACCTGCAAGAATAAGACCGTGGTTGCAATCATTCACGGCAACTTGGGTGAGGGGTCACATAGTTTACGACGAGAATGCCATAAGAAAGCAGATTAAGGCAGCAAAAGATTTGGGAATAAACGAATATATGCTTTGGAATGCGTCAAATAATTACAAAAACATGTGGTATGAATGATTTTGCAAAGCTAATTTCTAAAAATTCGTATAGCGAACTATTAGATTTTGTGATAAAATTTTCTTAGCTATCACAATATCGATGAAGGTGGTTTAGATGAGGCTCGATAAGTTTTTAAAGGTAAACAGAATTATCAAAAGGCGAACAGTTGCGCAAGATGTCGCAAAGGCAGGACTGGTAAGAAAGGATGGCAGGGTTTTGAAACCTGCATATGAAGTTAAGCCTGGAGACGTACTTGAGATTAGTTATGGCCGTCGTACTGTTGTGATAAAAGTGACAGATGATTTGAAATATGAAGTATTAGAAGAAATTATCAGGGGTGAAGACGATGAGGAGCTTGATTGAAAATCATGTGGATGATTTTTTAGAAATTTTGACATATGAAAAAAGGTTTTGGAAAGATTTTTGGGAGAACCTGCCGTTCAAGCCTATAACGGAAAACTATGCAAGTTCCTTCTCGAACTTTTTTGAAAGATTATTGAATATCTCAAGGAACGAACTAACAGAGTTTTCTCATGATTACGAAACGAAAAAAGAGTCTTTGAAAGAAGAGCTATCAATTAGAATAAGGCAACACGCTCGAGATTTGGAACTATCCAAAGAAGATTTTGTCGTGTATTTAATCGCAGGTCTTGGAGAGAAAGACTGGATTGTTGTCGATGGTAAGAAGGAAAAAGTAATCGTATTCGACGTGTTTTCTCTGTGGAGAAAGGGTAAGTTCGACAATTTACCGGATGCAGTCTATCAAGCAGCTGTGCACTTCAGACACGGAGAAAATGAAGGGAATTATTACGATAAGTCCGAGATTTTCAGCTATTTGAAAGATGAAATTTCGCGTTTAAATGGAACAGATATTTTACAGAAAGTCTGTGAACTCCTTGACAGGAACGTTCCTTACTACAACTGGACAGGTTTTTACCTTATGGACGAGGAAGGGATGCTTGTTCTTGGACCATACGTAGGCGAACCAACAGAACACGTTAGAATCGCTGTCGGAAAAGGTATCTGTGGCCAAGCTGCTGAGACAAAACTCACATTCGTTGTTCAGGACGTAACACAAGAGACAAATTACCTCTCTTGTAGCCCACATGTTAAGAGCGAGATAGTCGTTCCAATATTCAGAAACGACGGTTCAGTCTTTGGAGAAATAGACATAGATAGCCACTACAAAGCGCCATTTGATGAAAGAGACAGAGAATTCTTAGAATGGATTGCACAACAGCTTAGGGTTAAAGTAGTGCATTTTCAAGAGTTCAACAGAAGAATCAAAATAGCGTATCTTGATAGTTATGTGTCGTATTTATTGAGTGAAATCGTAAAGTACGAAATTCCAATGTCCGTGGATCTTTTCATATATTACGAACCAGAAAAAGTTCCAGAGAATCTGTACAAATTCTGGAGGATAGCTCGTAAACTTCCAAACGCATATGTAGGTAAGGTAGTCGTTGTAGACAGCGTTGAAGATCAAAAAGTTGTAATCACATCCACTCACGGCGAGTACACACTTACGTATGAAGCCCTGAATCTTTCAGCATCTGACATAGTTTACAAAATGATTAGAGAAACTACACCTTACATTTCAAAAACGCTCTTCGAAATACACCAAAATGCTACAAGATTCGCGCAGAGTTTTGTGAACACCAGTTTGATAACAGAGTATGTCCTTAAACCAGAGAGCGACATCAATAAAACGTTCTACGCATTCTTAACAGGTATCACTGCGGGCTACTCCGGTTCGTTTAACAGGGCCATGTTCTTCTATCATCGGAATGGAAATTTTGTCTTTCAAAAAGCAATAGGTCCTCGGACACTTGAAGAAGCTCAAGAATTGTGGGAAGCAATTGAAGATGTGGAATTAAATATGACTGACTTTCTCGAAACAGTTTCAAAGGATTTTAAATCTGAAATAGAAATGCTTTACAAAGCAAAAGCCATTCCTGCAAAAATCTTGAACGAGTTCCTCGATGGTGAACCTCATATAGTCAACAGAAACATATTGCCAACAGTTGCTGACGATTTTGACATCACAAATGAGTTTGCTATCATGGCTTTGAAAAGCGGTGATAGTATTGTTGGCCTCTTGCTCGCTGACAATAACTTTGACCAGAAGAGTATAACAGATTATCAATTGAGCGTTTTGCAAAATCTCGGAAATTTGATGGTTTTGGTCATCGAAAACAGGAGATTTTTAGAAACCCTTAAAGAGCGAGCGGAAATCGATGCTCTGACAGAACTTAAAAGCAGAAGGGCTTTTGAGGAATTCATCAGCAACATACATCCGAACCAAAGCTTCTCAATAGTTTTCTTAGATCTCAATAAGTTCAAAGTCATAAACGATACCCAAGGACACGAAAAAGGCGATGAAATTTTGCGAGTTTGGGGTAAATGCGTGAACAATAGTATTAGAAAAGATGATATTGCTTTCCGATATGGAGGCGACGAAGTGGTACTTATCTTAAACACGCTGGAAAAATCAGATATTGAAAAGGTAGTCCACAGAATAGAAGAGTGTTTTAGGAACTCTACAAGTCTTACGTTCTCTTCTGGAGTTAGTTTCTATCCAAGTGAGGGAGATATCCAACATGTTCTTAGATTAGCTGACGAGCGCTGTTACAGGTCAAAGCTTTTTGGAAAAATAGAATTTCCAAGCCAAAAGTAGATTCTCAGCACCGAAAATTAGTTAAAGAGGTGTTAAAATTGGAAAAGATGAGCAAAGAAGAAACCAGTAAGGTCCGTAAGAAGAGCGTTTTCTTTAGATTGTTAAAATACTCCTTTCCCTATATTCACTTACTAATACTCGCGATAGCTATTGTATTGGTCCTGACTTATCTCACACTCATGCCACCACAGATTGTCAGGAAAGCGATAAACACATACATACTTTCCGAAAGTATCTCTCAAAGTGAGCGCTTTTCCGGTATAGCTCATCAATCACTTCTCTTTTTGTTAGTCTCGGGTGGTATATTTTTGTTCGAATACCTAAGTATTTTGGTTACAACTTACATCGGTGGTAGGGTCATATACGATGTCAGACGTCAATTGTATGATCACGTTCTGAAACTTCCGATGTCTTTCTTTGATAGGCACCCAAGTGGTCAGATAACAACAAGAATAACAAGCGATACGCAGAATATTCAGGAGTTCTTCACTTCAGTTATTACAAGCATTGTCAACGATGTGTTCTTGCTTTCAGGTGTTATTATAATGATGTGGCGTATAAGTTCGAGATTATTCTTGGATATAGTTTACATATTCCCTATCATTGTTGTTGCAATGATAGTTTTTAGATATTTCGACATACGTGCGTATAGAGCTGTGAGAACGGGAATTGCGAAGATTAACGCTTACATAGCTGAAAATCTCGCAGGTATGCCAGTGACTAAGCTCTTCAATGCAGAAGACTTCAAAAGAAAAGAATTCGACCAGATAAACAAGGAACTTTACAAAGCGCGGATGAACCAGCTTTACGTGTTTGGTATCTTCAGACCGCTTATTAACTTCCTGTACTATTTGACGTTGTCGCTGATTATCTGGTTCGGTTCAAAATACATACTTGGAAAGATTCTTAATTTCGGCGACTTGTATGCATTCGTTGCTTATATAGATACATTCATGAGACCTATAGAAGACCTCTCTGAAAAGTATGATATCATCCAGAACACGCTTGCAAGTGGTGAGAAGATTTTTGCACTTTTGGATGAGCCTCAAGAAGACCAAGGAAATGGTTCTGGAAAGCAGAATGTAGAGAACGGTTTCATAGACTTTGAGAATGTTTGGTTCAGTTATGATAATAAGAGATGGATTTTACAGGATGTGAACTTATCTTTCAGACCTGGCGAGTTGGTAGCTATCGTCGGCGAGACTGGAGCCGGGAAAACGACAATAATGAATCTGATAAACGGGATGTACCGCCCACAACAAGGAAAGATACTGATCGACGGTTTTCCACTTGAAGATTACAATATACACACGCTGAGAAGGCAGGTTTCAGCTGTTCCTCAGGATGTCGTGCTTTTCAGCGGAACACTACTTGATAACATAAGGCTTTTCCATGAAGAGATAAGCGAAGAAGAGGTACTTGAAGCTTTGCAAAAGGTTAGGGCGCTTGATATAATAAAGCGATTACCAAAAGGGATATACACGGAAATCGTTGAAAGGGGAAAAGGTATCTCAGCAGGCGAAAGACAACTCATCGCACTTGCAAGGTCCGTCCTCTTCGGTGCGAAGATTTTCATACTCGATGAGGCAACAAGTAACATAGATGTCGAGACAGAACATAAGATACAAGAAGCGGTAAGAGAACTATCAAAGGACAACACAGTAATTATGATTGCGCACAGGTTATCAACGGTCGTAGAAGCAGACAGGATAGTCGTTGTTGCGGATGGCAAGATAGCAGAAGAAGGAAGGCATTCTGATTTGTTAAAACGAAAAGGCGCATATTACAAACTTTACGAAATCCAGTTCTCTAAAGAAGAGATTGCGTAAGGAGACTATACAGAATGATTTTGAGAGCCTCATATTGGACTTGGAAAGTGTTAAGTGGTGAGAAGATTCCCGATGAAATGCCAACTGCATATTTGATGCTCGATGGAAAGTGCATGTACAATTGTTTATACTGTACCCATGCAAGTCTATCATCGAGCGATAACTCATACCTCTCAAGGGTCGTGTGGAAAGTAATTAGCTTAGAAGACCTACGTGACATCAATAAGAAATTCAAAAGGATATGCGTTCAAACGGTGAATTACAAAGGCTATAAAGAAGATATTCTGAGTTTGGTTAAACACATAAGAAGTCAGGAAAACGGAAACGGTATACTCGTATCGGTATCAACACGAGTCAAGGATTTCAACGAAATAGACGAAATTCTAAACAGCGGTGTTGACCAATTGGGTGTTGCGATAGATGTTGTTTCTGAGGAACACCATAAAGAATACCGTTCTTGGCCTCTTTCGTATACTCTTTCTTTAATAGAATACGGCGCAAGAAAATATAATGGCAGGATAACAACTCACATCATTGTTGGACTTGGAGAAAATGACAAGGAACTGAACGAAATGTTCATCAGAATGAAAGAACTTGGCGTTGAAGTGGCATTATTTGCATTTACACCAGTTAGAGGTACCGCACTTGAAAATCTAAATCCACCTTCCATAGAAAGATACAGAAAAATTCAACTTCTGCGTTATCTGATATTTGAAAATTCTGATATTCCAGATGTTGAATTCGATGAAAAGGGATATATCAAAACATTGAATTACCATGGTAAAGATACTTCAAAAGCATTTTTGACATCTGGCTGTACTCACTGCACCAGACCATATTATAATGATAGTCCAAGAAATTCGGTTCTGTACAATTATCACAGCGAAAAATATCTCGAACAAAAGGTTTTTGACACTTAAGACCCCATTTGTTGAAAGGTGTTGAAATTTGTGGTCAACACTTGGTATGTTTTATTAGAGCGCTATGCGTTAAGTTATGCTCTGATACTCTCAAGACTGACAGGGCTGATGGTCATTGCACCATTTTTCGCTGGTTTCTCTCTTCCTCTTGAAATAATGGTCATACTTCTAATTGCTCTCGGTTACCTAACCCTTATGAACATCCCAATTCTGACAACTATAAACTTGCCACTGCCAACGATTGTTGGATCAGTGGCTTATAATTTTTTCATAGGTTTCATAATAGGACTGATAGCTTACACGATAGTAAGTTCCGTATATGTTGGAAGCGAAATATTCGGTATACAGTCAGGTTTCAACGTCAGCGGTTCGTTAGACCCAACCGTTGAGGAATCACCGATAACAAGTGAGTTCATATATCTTATCTCCATCTACATATTTGTCTCGCTTAAGGGGCATCTTGTGCTTTATGAAGCCCTCGTCAACTCATTTCAAAAGTTTCCGATACTCATTACCGACATACCGTTTAAAGAAATAAATAATCTATATTATAAAGTATTTATCGACACTTTCCTATTTTCACTACAAATAGCCCTCCCGCTGATAGGCTTGATGTTTCTTATCAACGTGTTGTTTGGTATACTTTCAAGGCTTGTGCCACAGATGAATGTCTTCATGGTTGCAATGCCAGCTTCCACGATGATTATGTTTCTTTTGATGGTGGTGATGATACCCGTATGGGTAGAGTTGATATCAAAGATGGTTTACAAAATGGAACCATATATAGCTCAGCTTCTTTCAAGATAAATCTCCAACTCTTTGCAGACCCAGATAAAACGGAAAAAGCAACCCCCAGAAAAAGACAAAAGGCGAGAGAAGAAGGTCAAGTCCCAATTTCCAGAGAGTTCATATCTGGACTTGGCTTCTTGTTCGTGTCGATAATTTTCCTTTTCGTTGGAAAAGCACTGCTATCTTCACTCATCGATGGTACAATTGCAACTTTTGAAATATCGGATTCAGACCTTAGGACTTTCGAAGATTTTCTACTGTACTCGGTTAAATCATTTACTCCAGCGTTTACTGCACTCGCACTGCTTATCTTTGCTGCTGCCATTTTTTCGGTCGTTATAGGGCTTTTACAGACGCGGTTCCTCTTCACACTGAAAACCATGAAATTCGACTTCAACAGACTAAATCCTATAAGTGGCTTAAAAAGAATGTTTTCTTTAAGGTCGCTTTTCGAACTTGCAAAAGCTATAGCGAAACTGCTCATCGTTGGATTTGTCGGATACAGCGTTCTAAAGGGAAACTTCGATAAAATTCTGCTTACCGTAGATTCGGACATCAACGATGGTGTTCTAATAATATGGGGTACGTTTACTGAGTTAATCATAAAATGCGCAATTGCATTGATAATAGTATCACTTGGTGATTACTTCTTTTCGAGATACGAGTACGAACAGAATATCAAAATGACTAAGCAAGAAGTAAAGGAAGAGTTCAAAGAGATTGAAGGTAACCCAGAAGTGAAAAGACGTCAACGCCAAATCATGATGCAGTATGCTATGCACAGAATGATGCAGGAAGTACCAGAAGCAAGTGTAGTGATAACGAACCCAACGCACTTCGCCTGCGCCCTGCGATACGATCCAGAGAAGGACTTCGCACCGGTGCTCGTTGCAAAAGGCGTGGACAAAGTCGCTCAGAGAATCATGCAAATCGCAAGAGAAAACGATGTTCCGATAGTTAGAAATCCCAAGCTGGCAAGAGAAATATACTACAACACTGAATTGGGAGAATCGGTACCAGAAAGGCTATACAAAGCCGTTGCAGAAGTTCTTGCTTATGTATACGCCTTGAGGGAAAAAAGAGAAACCTTGGGATAATTTTTGATTTTTTTATTTTGATGATATAATATCTTTGACTTTGCTTAGCTTTTTTGTTACCTTAAAGTTCAAGGCTTCCTCAAGGGGGGGAAGGAAGTGAAAATATACTTTGATCCTAACTTCATATTCACGGAGTTGCTTGATTACTACGCGCCAGTGATAGTTGATTTGAATGGAAGATTATATATCGACTTACATTCGTTCAACATAGTGAATCTTTTGGGACGAAAGCCAAGAAATATATATCAAGGCACATTGAAAGACTGGTTCTTTAACATTTATGAATATGACGAAGATATCAATCTTGATATTGAGAACCTTCTGCCATTTACTGCTGAGAATTTTGATAAGTTCAAGATCTCTAACACTCTTTCAATAGAGCATGTGAAATATACAAATGAATCTTCCAAATTTTTCTTAAAAGTTGAAAACTCGCTGAACAATCTTGAGTGTGTCGTGTCGCTTTCGAATGAATACTTAATAAAAAACATAGAAATATTTTCTGACAAATATTTCGAATTCGTTCTTCAAATATTAGTCGGTATTCTTATAAAAGAATTGCTTTCAAAACACAATATCTCCTCTACGTTCACTCACCCGTTTATTTTCTTGATTAACTTTGCCGGTTCCAAATATGAAGAAGCATATGAAATATTGCAACGCTTAAGGAAAATCAACGAGAACCTATCAGTAAAGATACAGATAATGTACGAATTTTTCAAGAAGGAGAAATTTCAGCTTGGCAAAATCATCGAAAATACAGAAATTGGAAGCTTTACAAGGACAATTTACAAATACGGCAATATAGAAGATTTAATAAATGATTTGACAGCTGTTTTAGATACTTTGATCAAACTGATGGATCTTATTTCACCAGAAAACGCTTGAATGAGTCCAAAAACTTGTAAGGTGGATACTTCATTGGCACCTCTATCTTGTTTTTTTCGAAAACAGCTTTTTTGTTAGAGAAAGTCTCGAATGAATACCTTCCGTGATATTTCCCTATTCCGCTCGTCTTTATTCCACCAAAAGGCAAATCATCTATTACAATATGGCTTATCGTATCGTTTATACTTACTCCCCCTGCTTTAATCTTTAAAAGCTCGTTTTTTACTTGCTCATCATCCGTGAAAATATACATCGCAAGTGGATACGGATTTTTGGATATAATATATTTCGCTTCATCAAGTGTATCTACCGTTATCACTGGCAAGATAGGACCGAATATTTCCTCGTTCATAATGCCTGAGTCAAATGGAGGGTTCAAAACTATCGTTGGTGATATGTACTTATTGTTCTCATCCACTTCTCCGCCGAGAACAATTCCATCTTTAAATTCTGATAACAACTTCGAGAGCCTTTGAATGTGTTTTTCGTTGATTATCCTTCCGTAGAATCTTGAATCTTTCGGATTTTCACCAAAAAAATTAGCTACCCATCTTCTGAATTCGGACAAAAATTCGTCTAAATACACTCTTTCAATTATAAGATAATCAGGCGCAATGCAAGTTTGCCCGCAGTTTATAAATTTGCCGTACGCTATCCTCTTTGCTACAAGCGAAATATCCTTTGTCTTGTACACAACCGTTGGACTTTTTCCGCCAAGCTCAAGTGTTACTGGCGTTAGTTGTTTTGAAGCATGTTCCATAACTATCTTTCCAACAGCAGGGCTTCCTGTAAAGAAAATATAGTCAAACGGAAGAGATAACAAGTATTGCGTTTCCTGGACTTCCCCGAGAACCGTAGTGGCATACCTCTCTTCAAAAACTTCTTGAGTTAACTTTTTTATCAGAGCAGATGTATGCACTGAGAATTCCGAAGGTTTTATTATTGTTTTGTTGCCAGAAGCGATTGCACCAACAAGTGGCATTATAGAGAGATGGAAAGGATAATTCCACGGCGAAATTATCAAAACAGTTCCGTATGGTTCGTAGTATACATAATACCTACCTTGCATCAAGAGACTGAACTTTCTCTTTGGTTTGGTGAGTCTTTTTAAGTTCTTAATGAAATAATTTATCTCGTTAATAACCATATATATTTCAGTTAAGAACGACTCATCTGCACTTTTGTGAATATCGTTCCAAAGTGCATCGCATATGTCCTTTTCGTTTGCTAATATCCACTCTTTCAGCTTCTTCAAAAACTCTATCCTCTCATCTACGGTTAGCTCCGGTTGGTTTTTGACATTCGAGAATATTCTATCTATATTCATGAGTCCATACCTCCAAAGATTTTATCTTAGCATCGCACTTATCCCTATTAAAATCTGTCCGGAAAAATATGTTGACAAAATGAGAAAGTCTCTCAAAGGAACACTTTTAACATATTTATCGTATGCAAGAATTGCATCTGAAACAAAAAACAACAAAGCACCCAAGAACGTTAACAGACTCATGTTCGAAGAAAAAGCCAGCATCGTGCTGATAGCAAGTACATAGACAAGCACAGGTATCTTATCTTTGCCGAGCTTGTTTTGTATGAAGAAGTAATACGCAATTCCTAT
This genomic window from Fervidobacterium gondwanense DSM 13020 contains:
- a CDS encoding S4 domain-containing protein, encoding MRLDKFLKVNRIIKRRTVAQDVAKAGLVRKDGRVLKPAYEVKPGDVLEISYGRRTVVIKVTDDLKYEVLEEIIRGEDDEELD
- a CDS encoding diguanylate cyclase domain-containing protein, which translates into the protein MRSLIENHVDDFLEILTYEKRFWKDFWENLPFKPITENYASSFSNFFERLLNISRNELTEFSHDYETKKESLKEELSIRIRQHARDLELSKEDFVVYLIAGLGEKDWIVVDGKKEKVIVFDVFSLWRKGKFDNLPDAVYQAAVHFRHGENEGNYYDKSEIFSYLKDEISRLNGTDILQKVCELLDRNVPYYNWTGFYLMDEEGMLVLGPYVGEPTEHVRIAVGKGICGQAAETKLTFVVQDVTQETNYLSCSPHVKSEIVVPIFRNDGSVFGEIDIDSHYKAPFDERDREFLEWIAQQLRVKVVHFQEFNRRIKIAYLDSYVSYLLSEIVKYEIPMSVDLFIYYEPEKVPENLYKFWRIARKLPNAYVGKVVVVDSVEDQKVVITSTHGEYTLTYEALNLSASDIVYKMIRETTPYISKTLFEIHQNATRFAQSFVNTSLITEYVLKPESDINKTFYAFLTGITAGYSGSFNRAMFFYHRNGNFVFQKAIGPRTLEEAQELWEAIEDVELNMTDFLETVSKDFKSEIEMLYKAKAIPAKILNEFLDGEPHIVNRNILPTVADDFDITNEFAIMALKSGDSIVGLLLADNNFDQKSITDYQLSVLQNLGNLMVLVIENRRFLETLKERAEIDALTELKSRRAFEEFISNIHPNQSFSIVFLDLNKFKVINDTQGHEKGDEILRVWGKCVNNSIRKDDIAFRYGGDEVVLILNTLEKSDIEKVVHRIEECFRNSTSLTFSSGVSFYPSEGDIQHVLRLADERCYRSKLFGKIEFPSQK
- a CDS encoding ABC transporter ATP-binding protein, with the protein product MSKEETSKVRKKSVFFRLLKYSFPYIHLLILAIAIVLVLTYLTLMPPQIVRKAINTYILSESISQSERFSGIAHQSLLFLLVSGGIFLFEYLSILVTTYIGGRVIYDVRRQLYDHVLKLPMSFFDRHPSGQITTRITSDTQNIQEFFTSVITSIVNDVFLLSGVIIMMWRISSRLFLDIVYIFPIIVVAMIVFRYFDIRAYRAVRTGIAKINAYIAENLAGMPVTKLFNAEDFKRKEFDQINKELYKARMNQLYVFGIFRPLINFLYYLTLSLIIWFGSKYILGKILNFGDLYAFVAYIDTFMRPIEDLSEKYDIIQNTLASGEKIFALLDEPQEDQGNGSGKQNVENGFIDFENVWFSYDNKRWILQDVNLSFRPGELVAIVGETGAGKTTIMNLINGMYRPQQGKILIDGFPLEDYNIHTLRRQVSAVPQDVVLFSGTLLDNIRLFHEEISEEEVLEALQKVRALDIIKRLPKGIYTEIVERGKGISAGERQLIALARSVLFGAKIFILDEATSNIDVETEHKIQEAVRELSKDNTVIMIAHRLSTVVEADRIVVVADGKIAEEGRHSDLLKRKGAYYKLYEIQFSKEEIA
- a CDS encoding radical SAM protein, producing the protein MILRASYWTWKVLSGEKIPDEMPTAYLMLDGKCMYNCLYCTHASLSSSDNSYLSRVVWKVISLEDLRDINKKFKRICVQTVNYKGYKEDILSLVKHIRSQENGNGILVSVSTRVKDFNEIDEILNSGVDQLGVAIDVVSEEHHKEYRSWPLSYTLSLIEYGARKYNGRITTHIIVGLGENDKELNEMFIRMKELGVEVALFAFTPVRGTALENLNPPSIERYRKIQLLRYLIFENSDIPDVEFDEKGYIKTLNYHGKDTSKAFLTSGCTHCTRPYYNDSPRNSVLYNYHSEKYLEQKVFDT
- a CDS encoding flagellar biosynthetic protein FliR, which gives rise to MVNTWYVLLERYALSYALILSRLTGLMVIAPFFAGFSLPLEIMVILLIALGYLTLMNIPILTTINLPLPTIVGSVAYNFFIGFIIGLIAYTIVSSVYVGSEIFGIQSGFNVSGSLDPTVEESPITSEFIYLISIYIFVSLKGHLVLYEALVNSFQKFPILITDIPFKEINNLYYKVFIDTFLFSLQIALPLIGLMFLINVLFGILSRLVPQMNVFMVAMPASTMIMFLLMVVMIPVWVELISKMVYKMEPYIAQLLSR
- the flhB gene encoding flagellar biosynthesis protein FlhB, producing the protein MGRVDIKDGLQNGTIYSSASFKINLQLFADPDKTEKATPRKRQKAREEGQVPISREFISGLGFLFVSIIFLFVGKALLSSLIDGTIATFEISDSDLRTFEDFLLYSVKSFTPAFTALALLIFAAAIFSVVIGLLQTRFLFTLKTMKFDFNRLNPISGLKRMFSLRSLFELAKAIAKLLIVGFVGYSVLKGNFDKILLTVDSDINDGVLIIWGTFTELIIKCAIALIIVSLGDYFFSRYEYEQNIKMTKQEVKEEFKEIEGNPEVKRRQRQIMMQYAMHRMMQEVPEASVVITNPTHFACALRYDPEKDFAPVLVAKGVDKVAQRIMQIARENDVPIVRNPKLAREIYYNTELGESVPERLYKAVAEVLAYVYALREKRETLG
- a CDS encoding aldehyde dehydrogenase family protein, translating into MNIDRIFSNVKNQPELTVDERIEFLKKLKEWILANEKDICDALWNDIHKSADESFLTEIYMVINEINYFIKNLKRLTKPKRKFSLLMQGRYYVYYEPYGTVLIISPWNYPFHLSIMPLVGAIASGNKTIIKPSEFSVHTSALIKKLTQEVFEERYATTVLGEVQETQYLLSLPFDYIFFTGSPAVGKIVMEHASKQLTPVTLELGGKSPTVVYKTKDISLVAKRIAYGKFINCGQTCIAPDYLIIERVYLDEFLSEFRRWVANFFGENPKDSRFYGRIINEKHIQRLSKLLSEFKDGIVLGGEVDENNKYISPTIVLNPPFDSGIMNEEIFGPILPVITVDTLDEAKYIISKNPYPLAMYIFTDDEQVKNELLKIKAGGVSINDTISHIVIDDLPFGGIKTSGIGKYHGRYSFETFSNKKAVFEKNKIEVPMKYPPYKFLDSFKRFLVK